The Thermocrinis ruber genome has a window encoding:
- a CDS encoding flagellar hook assembly protein FlgD: protein MQVSFKPQEPKVLPSNYAPGVDNLTSEDFLKIYMETLRYQDPFQTQDLSKMLDDMVKLNQVRFFNDIRSFTEGLKALFNQSTLISSLSLVGKDVIFSTEEVNTVKGGQYYLLSPEDVSQATVKFFDGDQVVKEIKIDLKKGLNELNLDGLPKGQFRVKVFKDGLEYPNVQLGIKGSIKAAAVMNGQLLFELLDGSMIDPSKIIYLGGV from the coding sequence ATGCAAGTGAGCTTTAAACCACAGGAGCCGAAGGTTCTCCCGTCTAACTACGCGCCGGGGGTGGATAACCTTACCTCTGAGGACTTTTTGAAGATCTATATGGAAACTCTGCGCTATCAAGACCCTTTCCAAACCCAAGACCTTTCTAAGATGCTTGACGATATGGTAAAGCTAAACCAAGTCAGGTTCTTTAACGATATACGCTCCTTTACCGAAGGTCTTAAAGCCCTCTTTAATCAATCAACGCTTATCTCAAGCCTTTCTTTGGTAGGAAAGGATGTTATCTTTTCCACAGAAGAGGTAAATACTGTAAAGGGAGGGCAATATTACCTTTTATCACCTGAGGATGTATCTCAAGCTACCGTTAAATTCTTTGATGGAGATCAAGTGGTGAAAGAGATAAAGATAGATTTAAAAAAAGGCTTAAACGAATTGAATTTGGACGGTCTTCCAAAGGGACAGTTTCGGGTAAAGGTTTTTAAAGATGGTTTAGAGTATCCAAACGTGCAACTTGGGATAAAGGGTAGTATAAAAGCTGCAGCAGTGATGAACGGACAGCTACTTTTTGAGCTTTTGGATGGTAGCATGATAGACCCATCAAAAATAATATACTTGGGGGGTGTGTAG
- a CDS encoding AbrB/MazE/SpoVT family DNA-binding domain-containing protein, whose protein sequence is MDEVVKIMARGLIALPSEVRKKLNLKEGDIVKLEVKENEIVIRKEERLYDLKGSLKGAKVQDKSFAQILQEELSKKHREG, encoded by the coding sequence ATGGATGAGGTAGTAAAGATTATGGCAAGGGGGCTCATAGCCCTGCCCAGCGAAGTCAGGAAGAAATTGAACCTAAAGGAGGGTGACATAGTAAAGTTAGAAGTGAAGGAAAACGAAATAGTGATCAGAAAGGAGGAAAGGCTGTACGACCTCAAGGGAAGTTTGAAGGGAGCAAAGGTGCAAGACAAAAGCTTTGCTCAAATTTTGCAAGAGGAGTTGAGTAAAAAGCACAGGGAGGGATAA
- a CDS encoding bis-aminopropyl spermidine synthase family protein: MKALVELANKAREVSGVRIYKRNVEAVLSAVLKSGDFWEIVDMSSLPVPAASGIVKVLIDEGILFIDDEENIKLTQKGFDFVRELGIETFEDHSCKACEGRGIPFYANIELYREFLQLTKDRPKAIRDYDQGSVTPETTISRVLFMDSRGDLRNKDIIVLGAEDDLTGLAIALTRKAKSVLVIDIDKRLIDFDNQIFKELGIDNARAMVWDLRNPLPEDILGNFDVFVSDPPETLPAFRAFIGRGIATLREEGGVGYFGLTLRDSSVFRWRDFQISLTSEFGVAITDIVQNFNHYITWDYHSETKAAELAPVKREPKTIWYKSAWYRIEALPGFKRWNEPISDDVFYLDEEGSTT, encoded by the coding sequence ATGAAAGCTCTGGTGGAGCTTGCCAACAAGGCAAGGGAAGTAAGCGGAGTAAGGATTTACAAGAGGAATGTGGAAGCGGTGCTTTCTGCAGTTTTGAAAAGTGGAGATTTTTGGGAAATAGTAGATATGTCAAGCCTGCCTGTGCCCGCCGCATCGGGCATAGTAAAGGTTTTAATTGACGAAGGCATTCTCTTTATTGACGATGAAGAAAACATAAAACTGACCCAAAAAGGTTTTGATTTTGTTAGAGAGCTGGGCATAGAAACCTTTGAAGATCACTCTTGCAAAGCCTGTGAGGGCAGAGGAATACCCTTTTATGCAAACATAGAACTGTACAGGGAGTTTTTACAGCTAACAAAGGACAGACCAAAGGCTATAAGGGACTACGACCAGGGTTCAGTTACTCCCGAGACCACCATATCTCGGGTGCTTTTCATGGATTCAAGGGGAGACCTAAGAAACAAGGACATCATAGTTTTAGGGGCGGAGGATGACTTAACTGGTCTTGCAATAGCCCTTACCCGAAAGGCAAAGAGCGTTTTGGTCATAGACATAGACAAAAGGCTCATTGATTTTGACAATCAAATATTCAAAGAGTTGGGCATAGACAACGCCAGGGCGATGGTTTGGGATCTCAGGAACCCGCTACCTGAGGATATCCTGGGGAATTTTGATGTTTTTGTCTCGGACCCACCGGAAACATTGCCCGCCTTTAGGGCTTTCATAGGAAGGGGCATTGCTACCCTGAGGGAAGAGGGAGGAGTAGGATATTTTGGCTTGACCCTAAGGGACTCTTCTGTCTTCCGTTGGAGGGACTTTCAGATATCCCTCACATCCGAGTTTGGCGTAGCCATCACAGACATAGTGCAGAACTTTAACCATTACATAACCTGGGATTATCACTCGGAGACAAAGGCGGCAGAGTTAGCCCCTGTAAAGAGGGAACCTAAGACCATATGGTATAAATCCGCTTGGTACAGGATAGAAGCCCTGCCCGGCTTTAAGAGGTGGAACGAACCCATTTCCGATGATGTCTTTTATCTTGACGAGGAAGGCTCCACCACTTGA
- a CDS encoding tRNA (5-methylaminomethyl-2-thiouridine)(34)-methyltransferase MnmD — MTRKAPPLEERLREILEKEYGISDEGTYQALLKLMKGWLKPSVPGEGISLTKDGSYTLIAKEYGEPYHSLTAGALSECVEKFLKPSGLLERVEGSKIIRVVDVGFGLGYNVVVMLKHLRDVKKDLYIEVLSFEKELPKEVPPPPEEYLPYWKLLWDNLPSFEKDGISFRLLLGDARERVKEIKSFDADAIFHDGFSPYKNPELWTLDFLALLTKLLKRDGVWVSYTSSLAVRKALKLLGFNLQSTYPVGRKMGGTKAGFEIEESLTEVEAQKLKNSPFAVPFRDPTLNREPLHILADYGLRVLYNKS; from the coding sequence TTGACGAGGAAGGCTCCACCACTTGAGGAGAGACTGAGGGAAATTTTAGAAAAGGAATACGGAATTTCTGACGAAGGGACCTACCAAGCCCTCCTCAAGCTAATGAAGGGCTGGCTAAAGCCTTCCGTACCAGGGGAAGGCATTTCTCTTACAAAGGATGGTTCTTACACCTTAATAGCCAAAGAGTATGGTGAGCCCTACCATAGCCTTACCGCAGGAGCCCTAAGTGAATGCGTAGAGAAGTTCCTAAAACCCTCCGGACTTCTTGAAAGGGTAGAAGGGAGTAAGATAATCAGAGTGGTGGATGTAGGCTTTGGACTGGGCTACAATGTGGTGGTCATGCTTAAGCACCTGAGGGATGTGAAAAAGGACTTATACATTGAGGTTCTATCCTTTGAAAAGGAACTACCCAAAGAAGTTCCCCCACCGCCGGAGGAATATTTGCCATACTGGAAGCTACTTTGGGATAACCTACCCTCCTTTGAAAAGGATGGTATCTCCTTCAGACTACTTTTGGGGGATGCGAGGGAAAGGGTAAAAGAGATTAAAAGTTTTGATGCAGATGCCATTTTTCACGATGGGTTTTCTCCTTACAAAAATCCCGAGCTATGGACCTTGGATTTTTTGGCTCTTCTCACAAAGCTTTTAAAAAGGGATGGTGTGTGGGTTTCTTACACCTCTTCCCTTGCGGTTAGAAAAGCCCTAAAGCTTTTGGGCTTTAATCTGCAGAGCACGTATCCTGTAGGAAGGAAGATGGGAGGGACAAAGGCAGGCTTTGAAATTGAGGAGTCTTTGACGGAAGTAGAAGCTCAAAAGCTCAAAAATTCTCCCTTTGCGGTGCCCTTTAGGGATCCCACTCTGAACAGAGAACCCTTGCACATACTAGCAGATTATGGGCTTAGGGTGCTTTATAATAAAAGTTAA
- the fbp gene encoding fructose-1,6-bisphosphate aldolase/phosphatase codes for MKITLSVIKADIGGFVGHSGVHPEVLQKVQEVGLKEVEKGNLIDCQTLVCGDDIALVMTHQHGVDSELVHGIAWRAFEEGTAVSKKLKLYGAGQDLLSDTFSGNVKGMGPGVAEMEFEERPSEPVIVFFADKTSPSAWNLPLYEMFADPMVCAGLVIDPKMHDGFTFEVLDTYTGKAVKLSTPAELYDLLALIGSVERYAVKSVWRNSDGEIAAVASTQRLSLIAGKYVGKDDPVMIVRAQSGFPAVGEVLEPFARPWIVEGWMRGSHNGPLMPVSFKQATPTRFDGPPRVIAAGYQIANGKLIGPRDLFDDPAFDRAREQAQLMADILRRQGIFEPHRLPSEEMEYTTLPKILKKLEDRFYELEEGKKAPTGEEHHTETD; via the coding sequence ATGAAAATCACACTGAGCGTAATAAAGGCAGACATAGGGGGATTTGTGGGACACTCCGGTGTGCATCCGGAGGTTTTGCAAAAGGTTCAAGAGGTAGGGCTTAAAGAGGTAGAAAAAGGTAATCTCATTGATTGTCAAACACTGGTCTGCGGTGACGATATTGCCCTGGTTATGACCCATCAGCACGGTGTGGACAGCGAGCTGGTGCACGGTATAGCCTGGAGGGCCTTTGAGGAGGGAACGGCAGTTTCCAAAAAACTAAAACTGTATGGCGCAGGACAGGACTTGCTCTCGGACACCTTCTCCGGGAATGTTAAGGGTATGGGTCCGGGTGTGGCAGAGATGGAGTTTGAAGAAAGACCATCCGAGCCTGTAATTGTGTTTTTTGCGGATAAAACCTCCCCCAGTGCGTGGAACTTGCCCCTTTATGAGATGTTTGCAGACCCAATGGTCTGCGCAGGCTTGGTCATAGACCCCAAAATGCACGACGGCTTTACCTTTGAAGTGTTGGATACCTATACAGGAAAGGCAGTTAAGCTATCAACTCCCGCGGAGCTGTATGACCTTCTGGCGCTGATCGGCAGTGTGGAAAGGTATGCGGTCAAGAGTGTATGGAGGAATTCGGACGGAGAGATTGCGGCGGTTGCTTCCACCCAAAGGCTCTCCCTTATCGCTGGCAAGTATGTAGGAAAGGATGACCCGGTTATGATCGTTAGGGCTCAGTCTGGTTTTCCTGCGGTTGGTGAAGTGCTTGAGCCCTTTGCAAGACCTTGGATAGTGGAAGGATGGATGAGAGGGTCCCACAACGGACCTCTTATGCCCGTATCCTTTAAGCAGGCAACTCCCACCCGTTTTGATGGACCACCGAGGGTAATAGCGGCGGGCTATCAGATCGCCAACGGCAAGCTAATAGGTCCTAGGGACCTCTTTGATGACCCAGCCTTTGACAGGGCAAGGGAACAAGCCCAGCTTATGGCAGACATCCTCAGAAGGCAGGGTATTTTTGAACCCCACAGGCTACCCTCCGAAGAGATGGAATACACAACCCTTCCTAAGATCCTCAAAAAGCTGGAAGACAGGTTCTACGAGCTGGAAGAGGGCAAAAAAGCCCCCACCGGTGAAGAGCATCACACAGAAACGGACTGA
- the rgy gene encoding reverse gyrase, with protein sequence MVKAIFSKLCPNCGGDISVERLEKGLPCERCMPKEGDPCKSLKEGTLWEVCQVEKELLEWVEEFRKGVSAEPWDLQRTWAKRVLMGHSFGLLAPTGVGKTSFGLSMVSFLAKKNKRSYVILPTKLLVEQTVRKLKSFGLDEEHILYFGDDTEKEKREKKKRLEEGDFLVLVSTSMFLYKNYESLPKDFAFIFVDDVDSFLKTAKNIDKALYLLNFSPEDIELALRLIRLKEKLNKSQEDWEEIKKLSEQVARVSQKRKGVLVVSSATSNPRSSRIKLFRELLGFEVGTPTFYLRNVLDTYEDINKLPLEEWIRKLGKGGLIFVPSDRGKEYVDVLKEELSQKGIACLTYEELSEENLASYEKGEVDVLIGIASYRNPLARGFDMPHVVRYAIFYGVPKIVVSLRFEENLSHLLWALSSIRAEIVKKLPHLSQKIDNWLTALKKYQYLSEEFLQDKPQLREKIENLKREIEEFFNSEEVSRLLQTSEDITLKLEEDGGKLFVSDATGYLQASGRTSRMFAGGISKGLSLVLVDDRRVFKHLQKKVRWFSDDIEFVELGQIDLESVLAEIDRDRLLIRKFLEGQEVQERNTLLKPILLVVESPNKARTIANFFGKPVRRRVNGHEVYETSTESLYLMISASLGHVLDLVTEGGFHGVLVDGYISPIYQAIEGKEDVINSLRRLALESQEVFIATDPDAEGEKIGWDIANLLRPFVKSIRRMEFHEVTKKAIIKSLKELRDIDENKVKAQVVRRVSDRWVGFEFSQRLWSALGKNWLSAGRVQTPVLGWIIQREKEYRQKVYKVQIDLSQNGRKFLLELTFEEKDKAKAFFESLEKVDIKVLGEREELRNPPPPYRTDTMLKDASDRYRFSLPKTMELAQSLFEWGFITYHRTDSVRVSDYGIALAGEYIKEEFGKEYFSPRVWGEGGAHECIRPTKALEPEELRSLWLSGQLGVDGFSKDHLLLYELIFKRFMASQMRPVKVKVIDVLIRAGDFEISRELVTDILEDGWNRILRFELQPPLFGELDVKDRKTLKVQPKAYLYTHGELVQEMKNRGIGRPSTYATIIAKLVERGYVIEKKGFLIPTNLGKKVYEFLSSEESIKKFLSEEWTKELEALMDLVEEGKEDYVKILRELYHQILAVKVEEKH encoded by the coding sequence ATGGTAAAGGCGATATTTAGCAAGCTTTGTCCTAATTGCGGTGGAGATATAAGCGTAGAGAGGCTTGAGAAGGGACTTCCCTGCGAAAGGTGTATGCCCAAAGAGGGGGACCCTTGCAAGAGCCTAAAAGAAGGAACCCTTTGGGAAGTTTGCCAAGTGGAAAAAGAACTTTTAGAATGGGTGGAGGAGTTCAGAAAGGGTGTGTCTGCGGAACCTTGGGATCTGCAAAGGACATGGGCAAAGAGGGTGCTTATGGGACATTCCTTTGGGCTACTGGCACCTACTGGCGTGGGCAAGACATCCTTCGGTCTTTCTATGGTCTCTTTTTTGGCAAAGAAAAACAAAAGGTCCTATGTGATCCTTCCCACAAAGCTGTTGGTGGAACAGACTGTAAGGAAGCTAAAAAGCTTTGGATTGGACGAAGAGCACATCCTCTATTTTGGAGACGATACAGAGAAGGAAAAAAGGGAAAAGAAGAAAAGGTTAGAGGAGGGGGACTTTTTGGTGCTCGTTTCCACCTCCATGTTTCTTTACAAAAACTATGAGAGCCTACCGAAGGATTTTGCCTTTATCTTTGTGGATGATGTGGATTCCTTTTTGAAGACTGCTAAAAACATAGACAAAGCCCTTTATCTTCTTAACTTCTCTCCCGAGGATATAGAGCTAGCCCTAAGGCTTATCCGTTTGAAGGAAAAGCTAAATAAGAGTCAAGAGGATTGGGAGGAGATAAAAAAACTCTCTGAACAAGTTGCCAGAGTATCCCAAAAGAGAAAGGGTGTCCTTGTGGTGTCCTCCGCTACCTCTAACCCAAGGTCAAGCAGGATCAAGCTCTTTAGGGAACTTTTGGGCTTTGAGGTAGGAACTCCCACCTTTTACCTTAGGAACGTGTTGGACACCTACGAAGACATAAACAAACTTCCCTTGGAGGAGTGGATCAGAAAGCTTGGCAAGGGAGGGCTGATCTTTGTTCCCTCCGACAGAGGGAAGGAGTACGTGGATGTCCTAAAGGAGGAACTCTCCCAAAAGGGGATAGCCTGTTTAACCTACGAGGAGCTCTCAGAAGAAAACTTAGCCAGTTATGAAAAGGGAGAGGTAGATGTGCTCATAGGTATTGCGTCCTATAGGAACCCTCTGGCGAGGGGCTTTGACATGCCTCACGTAGTAAGGTATGCCATCTTCTACGGAGTGCCAAAGATCGTTGTTTCTCTGAGGTTTGAGGAGAACCTCTCCCACCTGCTCTGGGCTTTGAGTAGCATAAGGGCGGAGATCGTCAAAAAGCTTCCGCATCTATCTCAGAAAATTGACAATTGGCTTACAGCCTTGAAAAAATACCAATACCTGAGCGAGGAGTTTTTGCAAGATAAACCTCAGCTTAGGGAAAAGATTGAAAACCTCAAGAGGGAGATAGAGGAATTTTTCAATTCGGAGGAGGTCTCAAGGCTCTTGCAAACTTCGGAGGATATTACCCTTAAGCTTGAAGAGGATGGTGGTAAGCTTTTTGTTTCCGATGCCACCGGCTATCTTCAAGCCAGCGGTAGGACATCCCGTATGTTTGCGGGTGGAATAAGCAAAGGTCTAAGCCTGGTGTTGGTGGATGACAGAAGGGTTTTTAAGCATTTACAGAAAAAAGTCCGATGGTTCAGCGACGATATAGAGTTTGTGGAGCTAGGGCAAATTGACCTTGAAAGCGTCCTTGCTGAAATAGACAGGGATAGGCTTTTGATAAGAAAGTTCCTTGAGGGACAGGAGGTTCAAGAAAGGAACACATTGCTAAAGCCCATCCTCTTGGTGGTGGAGTCTCCCAACAAGGCGCGCACCATAGCCAACTTCTTTGGAAAGCCTGTCAGGAGGAGAGTAAACGGGCATGAGGTTTATGAAACATCCACCGAAAGTCTGTATTTGATGATCAGTGCGTCTTTGGGGCATGTCCTTGATTTAGTGACCGAGGGTGGCTTTCACGGAGTTTTGGTGGATGGGTATATTAGCCCAATTTATCAAGCAATTGAAGGAAAGGAGGATGTGATCAACAGCCTTAGAAGATTAGCCCTTGAGAGTCAAGAAGTTTTTATAGCCACAGACCCGGACGCGGAGGGTGAAAAGATCGGTTGGGACATAGCGAACCTGCTCAGACCCTTTGTCAAAAGCATAAGGCGTATGGAGTTCCACGAGGTTACCAAGAAGGCAATAATCAAATCCCTAAAAGAACTCAGGGACATAGACGAAAACAAGGTTAAAGCTCAGGTGGTCCGAAGGGTCTCCGACCGGTGGGTAGGCTTTGAATTTTCCCAAAGACTTTGGAGTGCCCTCGGCAAAAACTGGCTCTCTGCGGGCAGGGTTCAAACGCCCGTGTTGGGCTGGATCATACAAAGGGAAAAGGAATACAGGCAGAAAGTTTATAAGGTGCAAATAGACCTCTCCCAAAATGGCAGGAAGTTTTTGCTTGAGCTTACCTTTGAGGAAAAGGATAAAGCAAAAGCCTTCTTTGAAAGCTTGGAAAAGGTGGATATAAAAGTCCTCGGAGAGAGGGAGGAGCTAAGAAATCCTCCTCCACCCTACAGAACGGATACTATGCTAAAGGATGCCAGCGATAGGTACAGGTTTTCTCTGCCAAAGACCATGGAGCTTGCCCAAAGCCTGTTTGAATGGGGGTTTATAACCTACCACAGAACAGATTCAGTTAGGGTCTCAGACTACGGCATAGCTTTAGCGGGTGAATACATAAAGGAGGAATTTGGAAAGGAGTACTTTAGCCCAAGGGTGTGGGGAGAAGGTGGAGCCCATGAATGTATTAGACCTACCAAAGCTTTGGAACCAGAAGAACTAAGGTCCCTATGGCTCAGCGGTCAGTTAGGAGTGGACGGCTTTAGCAAAGATCACCTCCTCTTGTATGAGCTCATCTTTAAGAGGTTTATGGCAAGCCAGATGAGACCGGTGAAGGTTAAAGTTATAGATGTGCTCATAAGGGCGGGGGACTTTGAAATTTCCCGGGAGTTAGTCACAGATATTTTGGAGGATGGCTGGAACAGAATCCTCAGGTTTGAACTGCAACCTCCACTTTTTGGTGAGTTAGACGTTAAAGATAGAAAGACGCTAAAGGTTCAACCCAAGGCTTACCTTTACACCCACGGCGAGTTGGTGCAGGAGATGAAAAATAGAGGCATAGGCAGGCCCTCCACCTACGCCACCATAATAGCCAAGCTCGTAGAGAGGGGTTATGTGATAGAAAAGAAAGGTTTTCTTATACCTACGAACCTCGGCAAAAAGGTCTACGAATTTTTGAGCTCCGAAGAGAGCATAAAGAAGTTTCTTTCTGAGGAATGGACAAAGGAGCTGGAAGCCCTCATGGACTTGGTGGAGGAGGGCAAAGAGGATTATGTGAAAATTTTAAGGGAGCTTTACCATCAAATCCTTGCGGTGAAAGTAGAAGAAAAGCACTAA